ATTCAATGGGTTTGCCTCAAGAAGAGAAGCATTTGCAATAGGCTGCTTCACATTACTGATCGTTGTCGCTGAAATGTCATAAGCAACCACTCAAGCTATCAGAAGAGAAGCACTTGGAGATGCTAATGCGAAGAGCAGAAAAGCACTAACCCGTTGTCATGATTGCAGATTTAATTGCAGCAGGACTCCACTCAGGGTGCATAGTCTTGAGAAGACCTGCGATTCCGGAAACATGGGGGCATGCCATTGAGGTTCCAGATATAAAGTTGAAATGTACTCGGCGCCGGTCTCCTGGCACATCAGTTGGCCCTGATGCTCCGGTGAAGGCAGCTAGAATATTGACTCCAGGTGCAGTGATGTCGGGCTGAAATCATCACATGCACTCTCACTATAAATCATCACATGTGAAACTGTTAAGAGTACGTACCTTAAGGATCTCTGGGGTGATGAAGTTAGGCCCAGGAGATGAAAAATCAGCCATGACAGGTGCAGCCACTCTTCCCACCTCCGTGGCGCCACTTATGTAAGCTACAGGTGACCTGAGTGAAAAGAGAAGTTCCAAGAGATTCACAGGATCACAAACGATAGATTGTTCAGGGCATTATCGACTGAAATCAACCGAGTTTAATTGTCTGAATTAACTATTAACATAGACCTTACTTTGTACTATAGACATAAGTTAAAATGGAAAGTCCGTCTGCAGAGACAATGGAAGTAGGAACAAAGTGTGCCCGAGGTCGGATTTGTTGAATTATCAATCGGTTAGCAAGTATCACCCCAACACCACCAGCTTGAGAAACAACCAGACTCTTTTCTACATCAGGATCTTCGTTGCGAGTACAATATACAATTTTTCCTTTAACTTTAAAGGGGTCAAGGGATCCGATGGAGCAATATTTTCTGCCAAAGACAACAAGATAAGAAATATGAACCTAACAACTACAGAAAATGTAATTTTGGCTGAGAACAAAATTAGTTTGCTGCTTACGCTTGATTACTGGAAACATTGGCAGCTTTAGCATCCACCGAATTGATCAAGGGGTAAAACTTCCCAGCTGGTTGCGTGTTGGTATTAAAACTCACACCCTGATTATCTAGAAATTAATTTAGCAAATTCTTGGATCCCATGATAGGTAGAACAATTTACAAGGACTTGCTAAAGATATGAGCTTACAGAACGAACCTTGTATTGTTTGTTATTTCCAAGGATGGCATTAGATGTGAAATCCCTACTGATAGTGCTACAAGCAACTGTAAGAATCCAGGGAGCTACATTCCCTACGACTCCAGGGTCAGGTCCTTCATTTCCAGCAGAGGCAACCACAAGAATCCCGCGCTCCACGGCAAGAAATGCTCCAATTGCAACCCCATCAGTAATGTATTCTCCCGGACCGGATCCAAGTGACACGGAGAGGATATCGACCCCATCATGAATAGCAGCTTCAAAGCCAGCCAACACATCAGCATCGCTACAGAGGGGCCAGCAGACCTTGTATGAAGCGACTCGCGAGTTGGGCGAACCACCCTTCGCT
This Populus alba chromosome 7, ASM523922v2, whole genome shotgun sequence DNA region includes the following protein-coding sequences:
- the LOC118043483 gene encoding subtilisin-like protease SBT5.3 isoform X2, with protein sequence MMLGVWPESQSFNDEGMGPVPSKWKGYCDPNDGIKCNRKLIGARYFSKGYEAAETHDSSYHSARVYDGHGTHTLSTAGGRFVSGANLLGSAYGTAKGGSPNSRVASYKVCWPLCSDADVLAGFEAAIHDGVDILSVSLGSGPGEYITDGVAIGAFLAVERGILVVASAGNEGPDPGVVGNVAPWILTVACSTISRDFTSNAILGNNKQYKGVSFNTNTQPAGKFYPLINSVDAKAANVSSNQAKYCSIGSLDPFKVKGKIVYCTRNEDPDVEKSLVVSQAGGVGVILANRLIIQQIRPRAHFVPTSIVSADGLSILTYVYSTKSPVAYISGATEVGRVAAPVMADFSSPGPNFITPEILKPDITAPGVNILAAFTGASGPTDVPGDRRRVHFNFISGTSMACPHVSGIAGLLKTMHPEWSPAAIKSAIMTTATTISNVKQPIANASLLEANPLNYGAGHIWPGRAMDPGLVYDLTTKDYVNFLCSIGYNSTQLSLFIGKPYICPSQNNGLLDFNYPSITVPNLSSNKTTLSRTLKNVGTPSLYRVNIRAPGGISVKVEPRSLKFDKINEEKMFKVTLEAKKGFKSNDYVFGEITWSDGKHHVRSPVVVKNMEVAA